A region of the Thioploca ingrica genome:
ACACACAAGAGCGTTCAACCACGCCATACAATACACCGTAAGCATAATTCAGTAAGCAGTTAAATTCATCCTGAGCGGGACGTCTAGAACGTTGTTCAAAACGATAGGATTCCGGAAGTAATAAATTAATCGTTTGCCAATAAAGTTTAGCGGCTTTCATTTCCAATTGGAAAATGGTTGAACGCATTTCAGCTAACGTACCGGAAAGCGCGGCTATTTTATTTCTTGATTCAGTTAATTTTTCAATGGATTCAGTCAAGGAACTGGACAAACGCGTTCGTTTCTGACGTGCTGAATCCAAATAATCCAATTGATTATCAATTTTTCTGACCATCCAAGCTAAGGCGAGTTGAAAGCCGGCTTCCGTATCCGCAATCCGCAATTGTTGCCGGCGAATAGCGGTAGTCGAACCGAGTTTACCATGCCAAATTCTACCGTAAGGATCACCAAATTTATCTAAAAAAATCAGATCAATATTTTTCTCAATGGCTAATTCAATGGCATCGGTGGAAAGGCTAGCACCAATGGTAATCAAAATAGAGCGAACTTTACGTGAAGAGATTTCTTGGGTTGTATTGTCGATTTTGATAAGAAACAATTCACCAGAACGATGGAGATAAGTGCCAAAGGTTGTTAAGATTAGATCCATAAATTAAAATTTCCCAGTTAAACTAAAAGTGTTAAGTTGAGTGCAGCGAAACCCAACATATGGCAACTAGCACTTGGAGACGAAAGTTACAATCCTTGTTGTACTGGATATCGCTCAAGAACACATTAACCACAACTCAATATAATAAATATTTAATAACAAATAGAGTTATACTACGTTGATTTAATTTATTTAATTTAAGTCGGAGACTAAACTCATGAAAATTAAAGTTATCATACACGAAGCTTCAGAAGGAGGTTATTGGGCTGAAGTACCAGCTATTCCCGGTTGTGCAACCCAAGGTGACAATTTTGAGGAATTACTAAAAAATCTCTATGAAGCTATTGAAGGCTGTTTGTCAGTAGATATAAAATCGATTGAAATGACAGCAACCGATCGAATATTAGATATCGCCGTATGAAAACAATTTCCGGTAAAGAATTTGCTAAGTTACTGGAGAAACAGGGTTGGGTATTATTACGTGTCCAAGGTAGCCATCATAAAAACCGAGTAATCCAGCCATAACCATGACTTACCGCATGACCCATTGAAAAACCTTCTGGCAACAAAGCGTTAGTAACGAAACCGCCGGTTAAACCCATCATAGTTTGGTTTTTATAGCGGCAGTTTACCGTCTCAACCCGAGCGAAAGCCGCATATAATTGAGTATTAAATTCCACCCCAACACCTCGTAAAGCAACCAAAAGTTGTGCTCTCAACAATCGATCGCTTTCATAGCGTTGAGCATGGGTATTAAGTTGTTTATATTTCTTATAATTGTCCTGATTAAATAATAACACCGGGGTAAAAAAGCAATAATGTAACAAATACTCACTGATTCCAAATTGAGCAGCTTGGGTATTAATAACCGCCTCCGTAACCAAAACAGAATCTTCGCCCAATTGGAGTGGTAAATCTAACCAAGAGACATTTAACAACATTTCTGCCACCTGGTGCCAGCCCGTAATCAAGCCATATCCCTCTCGCCAGCGGTATTGAATTAGCGGATATCGATACAGTAATTGACCTTGAGCATCATGCTGGTGAAAGCGACTATCTTCTGGAAAAGCTTGAGCTATGGCACCACGTAACTGACGTGCTCGCAGTGAGCCTAAACCCAATAGCGGCGAATGCCAACGTAATTCAACGGTAGTTAAGGGGATTTTAGTTAAAAGATACATGCGGCGGGATCGTCTTCAATTAACTTCAAATCTAAACCAGCAGCAGAAGTATAAAAACCTGCTTTTAAAATCCAAAGGTATCCTAGCAAATCAGCATAATCTTCTGGATGAAATCCACGCCGCTGATAAACATTGACACTGCGTTCACTAATACCCCCAGCTAATTTTTGTAAAGCTTGTCGTCTTGCCCATCTCCCTTTTATTTCTAGAGCAGATTTTATTTGCGAACGGAGTATTTCACCTTTTTGATCATCTAACACAGTAAAACTAATTTGTTCACCTTGAGGTCGTAACAGAGTATGTATACTTTTTTCTAACGCTTGCCAATAAGCATATTGTTTAGTTAACTCTTTGCCAGTATTCATTTTTCTATGTAGTAGCTGAAAGTAATGCTCACTCAGAGTTAACACCGACTCTTCACCAATCGTTTGATAATTTTCTAAAATTTCAAAAGTGGTATTGAGTAAAACTGGATCGTATATGTAATTAGCATATTTTTGTCCGTTGAAACTCAGCAGGCGGACAATTTCGACATACCCCCCGTGTTTTCCTCGGTGGTTATGACGATTACACCGCCCGGCAACTTGTATCAGTTTATCCAGTGGGGCAAAATCACGAATAATCACATCCATATCAATATCGATACCGGCTTCGACGGTTTGAGTGGAAACAACCAAACAGGGCTGGTTATTGAGAATATTGCTAAT
Encoded here:
- a CDS encoding CRISPR-associated protein, Cas1 family, with translation MDLILTTFGTYLHRSGELFLIKIDNTTQEISSRKVRSILITIGASLSTDAIELAIEKNIDLIFLDKFGDPYGRIWHGKLGSTTAIRRQQLRIADTEAGFQLALAWMVRKIDNQLDYLDSARQKRTRLSSSLTESIEKLTESRNKIAALSGTLAEMRSTIFQLEMKAAKLYWQTINLLLPESYRFEQRSRRPAQDEFNCLLNYAYGVLYGVVERSCVLAGLDPYVGFIHTDDYNKQSFVFDLIECYRIWADESVVNLFANRQIKQNLFDKLHNGLTLNQDGKAVLLNSLVNFLDEKIHYNRRQVQRREIVQLDCHHIANQLIDKNQ